In Mycobacterium sp. JS623, one genomic interval encodes:
- a CDS encoding ABC transporter permease: MTQTAMIRSVPSTLRPGLRRTVVNTSNSWNRLGQQVQFCAETLKGSVHAITKYPSEVLRLIAEMSLGVGALALIGGAVAVIAFLTSTTGSLIAIQVYPQLQQIGVDALAGFSSAFLNTRFLGPLIAGIGLAATIGAGATAQLGAMRINEEIDALEAMSIRAVSYLCSTRFVAGVIVVMPLYAVAVLMAYTATRFGTTTAYGQASGVYDHYFNTFLNPIDLLWSFLQAIVVGAVVMLLHTYYGFTASGGPAGVGEAVGRAVRTSLVALVVVTLLVSLAIYGPTGRFNFSG, from the coding sequence ATGACCCAGACAGCGATGATCCGATCCGTGCCGAGCACCCTTCGCCCCGGACTACGCCGCACCGTCGTCAACACATCGAACAGCTGGAATCGACTGGGACAGCAAGTCCAGTTCTGCGCCGAGACACTCAAAGGCAGCGTGCACGCGATCACCAAGTATCCCAGTGAAGTGTTGCGGCTGATCGCCGAGATGAGCCTCGGTGTCGGGGCACTCGCACTGATCGGCGGCGCGGTGGCCGTCATCGCGTTCCTGACGTCGACAACGGGATCGCTCATCGCCATTCAGGTCTACCCCCAGCTGCAGCAGATCGGTGTCGATGCATTGGCCGGGTTCAGCTCTGCCTTCCTCAACACACGGTTCCTCGGACCGTTGATCGCAGGTATCGGCTTGGCCGCCACGATCGGCGCCGGCGCGACCGCGCAACTGGGCGCCATGCGGATCAACGAAGAGATCGACGCCCTCGAGGCGATGAGCATCCGGGCGGTTTCCTACCTGTGTTCAACCCGATTCGTGGCCGGTGTCATCGTCGTGATGCCGCTCTACGCGGTCGCGGTGCTCATGGCCTACACCGCCACCCGGTTCGGCACCACAACCGCCTACGGCCAAGCGTCGGGTGTTTACGACCACTACTTCAATACGTTCCTCAACCCGATCGACCTGCTGTGGTCCTTCCTGCAAGCAATCGTGGTCGGCGCGGTCGTCATGCTGCTGCACACCTACTACGGGTTCACGGCGTCCGGCGGTCCGGCCGGCGTCGGCGAGGCCGTCGGCCGCGCCGTGCGCACATCACTTGTCGCGTTGGTCGTCGTCACACTGCTCGTTTCACTGGCCATCTACGGCCCCACTGGCCGCTTCAACTTCTCGGGATAG
- a CDS encoding MCE family protein: protein MTSRSRRKLRPGWWALIFVVLVGAFVFVTLGEFRQTFTSSVPVVLTSDRAGLVMEPGAKVKLRGVQVGQVTDVHSVPDAVRLDLAIDPDQVKYIPANVAAQIRASTIFGAKYVDLVYPSDPSPKRVTAGAVIASLNVATEVNTVFQNLVNLLNHIDPAKLDSVLSAFSEGLRGQGPKIGEAITDANQVLLALNPRAETIRHDWRTLKTFGDTYGGAAQNIVHVLDALSTTSITVAKNAPALDALLLNATGLSQSGITLLGANKNNFIPAFNDLEPTTALLLKYNPELTCALVGAHLVQTKYHQPDIQAGNGYAATISSALQFGSDPYKYPDNLSITGAKGGPGGKPGCGSLPDVSKNWPVRQLVTNTGWGTGVDWRPNPGIGFPGWADYFPVTRAVPEPPSIRYPGGPAPGPAPAVPGGPPYGAPWYAPDGTPLFPGLPPGVPSTSPPPDPAHLPPGAEPFVVPPPPPPAANSTESAGPQGMSGQQP from the coding sequence ATGACATCGCGGTCAAGACGCAAGCTTCGCCCCGGGTGGTGGGCACTCATATTCGTTGTCCTCGTAGGCGCATTCGTGTTCGTGACATTGGGCGAGTTCCGGCAGACGTTCACCTCGTCGGTCCCGGTGGTGTTGACATCGGATCGCGCCGGCCTGGTCATGGAGCCCGGCGCCAAGGTCAAGCTGCGGGGCGTGCAGGTCGGTCAGGTCACCGACGTACACAGCGTCCCCGATGCGGTGCGACTGGACCTCGCGATCGACCCGGATCAGGTCAAGTACATCCCGGCCAACGTGGCCGCCCAGATCCGGGCCAGCACCATTTTTGGTGCGAAGTACGTCGATCTGGTCTACCCCAGCGACCCCAGCCCCAAGCGCGTCACCGCCGGGGCGGTAATCGCCTCGCTGAACGTCGCGACCGAGGTGAACACCGTTTTCCAGAATCTGGTCAACCTGCTCAACCACATCGACCCCGCGAAACTCGACAGTGTCCTGTCGGCGTTCTCTGAGGGCCTGCGTGGGCAGGGGCCCAAGATCGGCGAGGCGATCACCGACGCGAACCAGGTGCTGTTGGCGCTCAATCCGCGTGCGGAGACGATCAGGCACGACTGGCGGACGCTGAAGACTTTCGGCGACACCTACGGCGGCGCAGCCCAGAACATAGTGCACGTACTGGATGCGTTGAGCACTACAAGCATCACCGTGGCCAAAAACGCGCCGGCGCTCGACGCGCTGTTGCTCAACGCAACCGGCCTTTCGCAAAGCGGTATCACGCTTTTGGGCGCCAACAAGAACAACTTCATCCCCGCGTTCAACGACCTCGAACCCACGACGGCGCTACTGCTGAAGTACAACCCCGAACTGACGTGCGCCCTCGTGGGTGCCCACCTCGTCCAAACCAAATACCACCAGCCGGACATCCAGGCCGGTAACGGCTACGCGGCCACCATCTCGAGTGCTTTGCAGTTCGGCAGTGACCCGTACAAGTACCCGGATAACTTGTCGATCACCGGCGCCAAGGGTGGACCCGGCGGCAAACCGGGCTGTGGCTCGTTGCCCGATGTGTCGAAGAACTGGCCGGTGCGCCAACTGGTCACCAACACCGGGTGGGGCACGGGAGTGGACTGGCGGCCCAACCCCGGCATCGGTTTTCCCGGCTGGGCCGACTACTTCCCCGTCACTCGTGCGGTGCCCGAACCGCCGAGCATCCGCTACCCCGGTGGCCCCGCGCCCGGTCCGGCGCCCGCCGTCCCGGGCGGACCGCCCTACGGCGCACCCTGGTACGCACCAGACGGCACGCCGTTGTTTCCCGGCTTGCCCCCCGGCGTGCCGTCGACCTCGCCGCCGCCCGATCCGGCACACCTGCCCCCAGGCGCAGAGCCCTTCGTCGTGCCGCCTCCGCCACCGCCGGCGGCGAACTCGACCGAAAGTGCAGGGCCACAAGGGATGAGCGGGCAACAGCCATGA
- a CDS encoding MCE family protein, with translation MRNRLTGVLWRLGVFVAVCLCFLAAMFAIFAQPRFQAENVYTAEFSNVSGLEQGQFVRIAGVEVGKVTHIALQRDTTVDVQFTADDSVVLTKGTRAVIRYADLIGGRYLALEDGAGPSARLKPGDKIPPSNTSPALDLDALIGGFRPLFRALDPDQVNALSSQLIAAFQGQGDTIGSFFEHTAALTNMLADRDQLIGQVIVNLNTVLGSLGDQNTQFAKAVDSLAQLVSTLADRKQDISNSVAYANAAAGSIADLLSQTRPAIQKVIHETDRSAGIVVADHDYLDNLLATLPEAYQALGRQALYGDFFGFYLCDILFKVNGKGGQPVYIKVAGQASGRCAPK, from the coding sequence ATGAGAAACAGACTGACCGGCGTCCTCTGGCGCCTCGGTGTCTTCGTGGCGGTATGCCTATGCTTCCTGGCCGCGATGTTCGCGATCTTCGCCCAGCCACGCTTCCAAGCCGAAAACGTCTACACCGCTGAATTCTCCAACGTGTCCGGTCTCGAGCAGGGCCAATTCGTCCGCATCGCCGGAGTCGAGGTCGGCAAGGTGACACACATTGCGCTGCAACGAGACACGACGGTTGACGTGCAATTCACCGCCGATGACTCGGTGGTGCTGACGAAGGGCACCAGGGCCGTGATCCGCTACGCCGACCTCATCGGTGGCCGCTACTTGGCGCTGGAGGACGGCGCCGGGCCCAGCGCCCGACTCAAGCCAGGTGACAAGATCCCGCCGTCGAACACCTCACCGGCCTTGGACTTGGACGCACTCATTGGCGGGTTCCGGCCTTTGTTCCGGGCGCTGGATCCCGATCAGGTCAACGCGTTGTCGAGCCAACTGATCGCCGCCTTCCAGGGACAAGGTGACACCATCGGCTCCTTCTTCGAGCACACCGCCGCGCTGACCAATATGCTCGCAGACCGCGACCAGCTGATCGGACAGGTCATCGTCAACCTCAACACCGTGCTGGGTTCGCTCGGCGACCAAAACACCCAGTTCGCAAAGGCGGTCGACTCGCTGGCCCAACTGGTCTCCACACTGGCCGACCGCAAACAGGACATCAGCAATTCGGTGGCCTACGCCAACGCCGCGGCCGGCTCCATCGCCGATCTGCTGTCACAGACACGTCCGGCGATCCAGAAGGTAATCCACGAGACCGACCGCTCGGCAGGCATCGTGGTGGCCGATCACGACTACCTGGACAACCTCCTGGCGACGCTGCCGGAGGCCTACCAAGCGCTGGGCAGGCAGGCCCTCTACGGCGACTTCTTCGGCTTCTACCTCTGCGACATCCTGTTCAAGGTCAACGGCAAAGGGGGACAGCCTGTGTACATCAAGGTCGCCGGCCAGGCCAGCGGGCGGTGTGCACCGAAATGA
- a CDS encoding MCE family protein has translation MKSFTERNPVVTGAIGVGLLVAIATVAMNYDKLPFVNQTKESSAYFAEAGGLISGAAVQVSGLKVGEVESIGLDGPRVLVTFNLDKDIALGDRTEAAIKTKTVLGAKILELTPRGDTALRGPIPVDRTQSAYQLPDALGDLSMTISGLNTDQLSQSLATLSETFKDTPPTLKVALQGITRFSDTLNTRDTQLRQLLANANKATAVLADRSDQVVGLITNTNALLAELLQQSSALDQVSRNVSALADQIKGFISENRDTFKPALDKLNGVLAIVDNRKSQLQDSIRKLNPYLLSLGEAASGGPFFKAYIANLLPGQFIQPFVDAAFSDLGLDPATLLPSQRHDPQTGQRGTPALPIPYPRTGQGGEPNMTLPDAITGNPGDEGCGPPGLPLPGPTGCYPYRPPLPAPPPGGPPPGPPAAVSAGPPPSPSPVSDPLPGATPAPAPEGAGQ, from the coding sequence ATGAAGTCATTCACGGAGCGCAACCCCGTCGTCACGGGAGCCATCGGCGTCGGACTGCTGGTCGCGATCGCCACCGTGGCCATGAACTATGACAAGCTGCCGTTCGTCAACCAAACCAAGGAGTCCTCGGCGTATTTCGCTGAAGCCGGCGGCCTGATTTCCGGTGCGGCGGTGCAGGTTTCAGGACTCAAGGTCGGCGAGGTGGAAAGCATCGGCCTCGACGGGCCCCGGGTGCTCGTCACGTTCAACCTCGACAAGGACATCGCGCTGGGCGATCGCACCGAGGCAGCGATCAAGACCAAGACCGTACTCGGCGCCAAAATCTTGGAGCTCACCCCGCGCGGCGACACCGCGCTGCGCGGCCCGATCCCGGTCGACAGGACGCAGTCGGCCTATCAGCTACCCGACGCGCTGGGTGATCTTTCGATGACGATCAGCGGCCTCAACACCGACCAGCTCTCGCAGTCGCTGGCCACCCTGTCGGAAACCTTCAAAGACACCCCGCCGACGTTAAAGGTTGCGCTGCAAGGCATCACACGGTTCTCCGACACCCTCAACACCCGCGACACGCAGCTACGCCAACTGCTCGCCAACGCCAACAAGGCCACGGCGGTGCTGGCCGACCGCAGCGATCAGGTGGTCGGCCTCATCACCAACACCAACGCGCTGCTGGCTGAATTGCTTCAGCAGAGCTCGGCCCTGGACCAGGTGTCGCGCAATGTCTCGGCCCTCGCCGACCAGATCAAGGGCTTCATCTCCGAGAACCGTGACACCTTCAAGCCCGCCCTCGACAAACTCAACGGCGTCCTGGCCATCGTCGACAACCGCAAGTCTCAGCTGCAGGACTCCATCAGAAAACTCAACCCGTACCTGTTGTCACTGGGCGAAGCGGCGTCGGGTGGCCCGTTCTTCAAGGCCTACATCGCCAACCTGCTGCCGGGCCAGTTCATCCAGCCCTTCGTCGACGCGGCATTCTCCGATCTTGGCCTGGATCCGGCGACGTTGTTGCCGTCGCAGCGGCATGATCCGCAGACCGGTCAGCGTGGCACCCCCGCGCTGCCCATTCCCTACCCCCGCACGGGTCAAGGCGGGGAACCGAATATGACTCTGCCCGATGCGATTACGGGCAACCCGGGCGATGAGGGCTGCGGTCCGCCCGGATTGCCGCTGCCCGGCCCGACTGGCTGCTACCCCTACCGCCCCCCGCTTCCCGCGCCGCCCCCAGGTGGACCGCCGCCAGGACCACCCGCCGCGGTGTCGGCCGGGCCACCGCCGTCGCCGTCGCCGGTGTCAGATCCGCTGCCCGGGGCGACCCCGGCACCCGCACCAGAAGGGGCAGGTCAATGA
- a CDS encoding MCE family protein gives MNARRWRIVLAAALAVTLVAGVFVALRSSDETNRTQVVGYFANSNGVFVGDNVEILGVPVGKIDRIEPQGARVKISFWYDAKYKVPADAKAVILSPSLVPARAIQLTPAYTGGPVMAADAVIPAERTAVPVEFDDLRQQLEKLSATLQPTQPGGVSTLGALVNTAADNLRGQGATIRQAIIEMSAAFSAIGDHSQDIFSTVKNLSILVTALQDSTTAIRQLNQHVATATDLLSNQPTEVGDAIRDVNAVVGDVRSFVAANRDTLGTASDKAASISGAVVQSLDDLKQTLHVAPNAIQNYVNIYQPAKAAVSGAMVLNMFQNPITFVCDAIQAASRLGAEQSAKLCVQYLAPIFKNRQYNFPPLGINPFVSAMARPNELTYSEDWMRPDYVPPQPPAAAPAADAPTPPAGAPLAAEAPGAPPPDAAQPAADVQQTDPANGLQGMMIPQGAGS, from the coding sequence ATGAACGCGCGCCGGTGGAGAATCGTGCTGGCGGCCGCGTTGGCGGTGACGTTGGTCGCGGGAGTGTTCGTGGCGTTGCGGTCCAGCGACGAGACCAACCGGACTCAGGTGGTCGGGTATTTCGCCAACAGCAACGGCGTATTCGTCGGCGACAACGTGGAGATCCTGGGTGTACCCGTCGGCAAGATCGATCGCATCGAGCCTCAGGGCGCACGCGTCAAGATCAGCTTTTGGTACGACGCCAAATATAAAGTACCCGCAGATGCCAAAGCGGTGATCCTGTCACCGTCTCTCGTGCCGGCGCGCGCCATCCAACTGACACCGGCGTACACCGGCGGACCGGTGATGGCCGCGGACGCCGTCATCCCTGCCGAACGCACGGCCGTTCCGGTGGAATTCGACGACCTGCGCCAACAGCTCGAAAAGCTCAGCGCGACACTGCAACCGACCCAACCCGGCGGCGTCAGCACACTGGGCGCTCTCGTCAACACTGCCGCGGACAACCTGCGCGGCCAGGGTGCGACCATCCGGCAAGCCATCATCGAGATGTCGGCGGCCTTCTCGGCCATCGGCGATCACAGCCAGGACATTTTCAGCACCGTCAAGAACCTGTCGATCCTTGTGACGGCGCTGCAGGACAGCACAACGGCGATCCGGCAGTTGAATCAGCACGTGGCCACGGCCACCGATCTGCTCTCCAACCAGCCCACCGAAGTCGGCGACGCCATCCGCGACGTCAACGCCGTCGTCGGCGATGTACGAAGCTTCGTGGCCGCCAACCGCGACACCCTCGGCACCGCGTCGGACAAGGCGGCCTCGATCAGCGGCGCGGTCGTACAAAGTCTCGATGATCTCAAGCAGACCCTGCACGTCGCCCCGAACGCCATCCAGAACTACGTCAACATTTACCAACCGGCCAAAGCGGCGGTGTCCGGCGCGATGGTCCTGAACATGTTCCAAAACCCAATAACATTCGTCTGTGACGCTATCCAGGCCGCCTCGCGGCTAGGCGCCGAGCAGTCGGCCAAGCTGTGCGTGCAGTACCTGGCACCGATCTTCAAGAACCGCCAATACAACTTCCCGCCGTTGGGGATAAACCCCTTCGTCAGCGCGATGGCCCGGCCCAATGAGCTGACGTACAGCGAAGACTGGATGCGCCCGGATTATGTCCCGCCGCAGCCACCGGCGGCCGCGCCAGCTGCGGATGCGCCGACGCCACCAGCGGGGGCACCCCTTGCCGCCGAGGCGCCCGGTGCGCCGCCACCCGATGCCGCGCAGCCGGCCGCCGATGTGCAGCAGACCGACCCGGCAAATGGCTTGCAGGGCATGATGATCCCGCAGGGAGCGGGGTCATGA
- a CDS encoding virulence factor Mce family protein, with translation MIRRRAASLTALGAILAVILCACDWEGANSLPLPGTQGHGAGSYTIQAQLPDVDTMQRNSRVRVGDVTVGTVTNIERQDWHALVTMSINADVTLPANATATVGQTSLLGSKHIELAPPTNTAPVGRLHGGALIPLSSASTYPTTEKTLAAISMLFNGGGIGQIQDITQALSTAFGGRENDLRSLIEQFDKFISYLNDQIDDIIAATDSFNHLVAQVADQKPVLDKALKTIPDALSVLKDQRQHLADAFDTLGKFSALAADSVNQTKDSLVKEFNALGPVLQSLADSGPALTRSLSVLTTFPWVKEHVTKWFRGDFANANTVFDFTLSRLDSAFFTGTRWEGDLTELELQWGRTIGQIPSPYTAGNPLVAPYHFDQGP, from the coding sequence ATGATCCGGCGCCGCGCCGCCAGCCTGACAGCGCTTGGAGCCATCCTCGCCGTCATACTCTGCGCCTGTGACTGGGAGGGTGCCAACTCGCTGCCGTTGCCCGGCACCCAGGGGCACGGCGCCGGTTCGTACACCATTCAGGCCCAGTTGCCCGACGTCGACACGATGCAGCGCAATTCCCGCGTCCGCGTCGGCGACGTCACGGTCGGCACCGTGACGAACATCGAACGTCAGGACTGGCATGCGCTGGTCACGATGTCGATCAATGCCGATGTGACGTTGCCCGCCAACGCGACCGCCACGGTCGGCCAGACCAGCCTGCTGGGGTCCAAGCACATCGAGCTGGCGCCGCCCACGAACACCGCGCCGGTGGGCAGGCTGCACGGCGGAGCACTGATCCCGTTGTCGTCGGCGAGTACCTATCCGACAACCGAGAAGACCCTCGCCGCGATCTCGATGCTGTTCAATGGCGGCGGGATCGGCCAGATCCAGGACATCACCCAGGCGTTGAGCACAGCGTTTGGCGGACGTGAAAACGATCTGCGCAGCCTCATTGAACAATTCGACAAGTTCATCTCCTACCTCAACGACCAGATCGACGACATCATCGCCGCCACCGACAGTTTCAATCACCTGGTCGCGCAGGTCGCCGACCAGAAACCGGTGCTCGACAAGGCGCTCAAGACCATCCCCGACGCGCTGTCGGTCCTCAAGGACCAGCGCCAGCACCTCGCCGATGCGTTCGACACGCTGGGCAAGTTCAGCGCATTGGCCGCCGACTCGGTGAACCAGACGAAGGACAGCCTCGTCAAAGAGTTCAACGCACTCGGACCGGTGCTGCAGTCACTGGCCGACTCGGGTCCTGCCCTGACCCGCTCGCTGAGCGTGCTGACCACCTTCCCGTGGGTGAAGGAGCACGTCACGAAGTGGTTCCGCGGTGACTTCGCCAACGCGAACACAGTTTTCGACTTCACGTTGAGCCGGCTGGACTCGGCGTTCTTCACCGGCACCCGCTGGGAAGGCGACCTGACCGAACTCGAATTGCAGTGGGGCCGCACGATCGGCCAAATCCCCAGCCCCTACACCGCGGGCAACCCGTTGGTGGCTCCCTACCACTTCGACCAGGGGCCGTGA